The Polyangium mundeleinium genome contains the following window.
TCCCGCGCAGCCGATGGCGAACGCGACGTCGGCGTGCTCGTCGCCGTGCACGTCGAGGAAGAGGTCCACGCCGGCCTGCTCCATGACGCTGCGCACAGAGGCGACCTCGGGGCTGACCTCGGGGCTCGGCGTCTGCCATTCACGATTGAGGTCTCGCCCGGCCGCGTTCGTGCGGAAATTGCCGCGCGTGCTGCCGTCCGGGTTCACGATCGGCACGACGTACACCACGGCCTCGTGGAGGAGCGTGTCCGTGACCGGGTCGTCCTCGGCGAGGAGCCGGACGAGCGCGCCCTCGACGAACCACGAGCCCATCGTCTCGCCCGGATGTTGCCGCCCCGCGATCCAGAGGCGGCGCTTGCCCGGTCGTTCCTCCCCGAAGACGACGAGGTGGATCGGGCGTTCCTCGACGCTCGCGCCGATCGGCAGCACGCGCGCCCGGGGCGAGCGATCGACGACCGAGAGGAGCGCCGCGAGGCGATCCAGGGGATACGCTGCAAAATACGAATAGTGGACCGTGTCGTGCTCGGGCCGGTGCTGGAGGACGAGGCGCCGTCCGTCGAAATGGGTGGGGACGCGGAACCATCGATCGAGGTCATACGATGCGAGCGCGCGGTAGCCATGGAAGGCGTCGGGGTGCATCGCCTCGCCCGCGTCGGTGATCGTGAGCTCGACGTGGCGGCCGCGCGCGCCTCGAACGCGGAAATGGAACCA
Protein-coding sequences here:
- a CDS encoding M14 family metallopeptidase, producing the protein MHVDADLCGGSIVVTGHYGAEAELSLRADSAAGIRQWFHFRVRGARGRHVELTITDAGEAMHPDAFHGYRALASYDLDRWFRVPTHFDGRRLVLQHRPEHDTVHYSYFAAYPLDRLAALLSVVDRSPRARVLPIGASVEERPIHLVVFGEERPGKRRLWIAGRQHPGETMGSWFVEGALVRLLAEDDPVTDTLLHEAVVYVVPIVNPDGSTRGNFRTNAAGRDLNREWQTPSPEVSPEVASVRSVMEQAGVDLFLDVHGDEHADVAFAIGCAGNPGYSERLYELERRFTRSLARRDGGFSSELDYGADDPGKGDLRIGNNWVGERFDCLSMTIEMPFKEGPSGFGPERAAQLGRCSLEAVLESLGALR